The genomic stretch AAACTTTGCTTTTAACGATGAAAGACGCAGCGCTGGGTGCAAGCAACACACTTCACTTGCTTCACTGGCTCTTTCTGAGCTTGGAAAAACCTGACACATTCACCTCCAAAACAGCCTCCTGGTCTCCCTTCCTGGTTTATTGCCATGAAAATGGGATTTCCTTTTCGCGGGGATTGCTGTGTCTGGCTGCTGCTAGCTGCTGTGGAGTGGTTTGGCGTACACCGGCTCCATGAGGTGGTAAATCAGGAGCAGGAACAGGCACCCAAGTAAGACCAGGCTCATCATAGCCAAGAGGATGAAGCGGCCGATAAAGAAGGTGTCTACGATCTGCagtgaacagaaaaaacccacacgtTACAGCCTCGGTCTGCTCTGGGAGCCTGGAGGGAGCACACCACATCCTAGAAAAGAGTACTGTCAGAGAAaattgctgcaggaggaaaaccTTTAGTGTTTTCCCTGGCTTCTCCCCTCGCTTTTTATTCCTGATGTGGGCGCTCTCTGTGGTAAGCAGGGTGTGTGACAAATGATTGAAAGAAGAAtccctttcctctgaaaaaagccACTCACGGGAAAGCTGATGTGCAGGAAAGGAGCAGCACAGTACCGAGCACAGGGAAGAAACACGAGTCAAAacctgcagcagctctccctggcCACAAAACTCCCAGCACTGCAAGGAACTGCACACAATTCTTCGCTTTTAGAAGggaaaggcggggggggggggggagaaaaaaaaagattaaaaaaagaagatacagcAGCAAGGCAAGACACAAGAAGCCAACTGCGAGGAGGTCGGTTACAAAATCATCCTCTCGGCTCCTGAGACTACTCCAGAGCTTCGCTCACCCCCGGCTCAGTTTTATAAATCACATTAGCACATGCTCAGCCTTGGTGTTGCTGCAGAAAGAGTCTCTTGTGAGTGAAGCGTTGGCTCCTTCTGCACgtttcactttttaattagCCAATTAGCAGAGTTTCGGTGCAGAAAGCCCAGGTCATGTATTATTGATAATCAGGGCAGGTCCAGTCCAATTGAAGAtccgaaaaaaaaaaagctttccaatTCTGTTGGCCTCCCGGGCACAAACACGCGCTCGGCTGCCCTTCATCTCATTTCCAACCTTTACACAAGCAGGCCCTACgcaaggcagagaaaagaaaaaaaaccttacaagTATCTTTAGTAGGGATTTAGACAGATCAAGATCTAGAAGAGCAATAATTAATGTGCATTTATAATAGAACAGAGGAAACGGCACCTAAAATGCCACAAAACTTTGTGTATTCAAAGCCCAAAGAGCTCTGGGAAACCTCAAGATGGCAGCTTAGACAGTGGTTGCGCAAAACTGAGGGAGATGCCCGTGCCTGACAACGCAGACCAGGGGCTGCCTAAAACCACAGGTGGCTCTACCCTTGAGTGCAGTAATAATCTACAAGAGAGCCAAAGAGCAGTTAccaggctttaaaataaaaaagagagcTGTAGGGAAGTAAAAAGCTGCAGAATTAGAGGGGAAAGTTATCAAAACTACCTGCCACATGGCTATCAGCATGCTCTGGGGTGTGTTGGAAGATGGAGGCAGGCGGGAGCACGGACAGCCGTGGACCAAGCTGCAAAAGGGGATGGCAGAGGGggagcagaagctgctggagttcagggctgagctgggaggGATAAAACGAGTGCGATTCTGGCACAGAACCCCTTGGGTTTGGGAGAATGGGAGCTAAACCCCACGGGTCACATATAACGGCACATAAATAAGGGACTTTAAAGGCAGCACAGGGCCATCCCCAGGGcctcagggctgctcctgggccACATCCCTGAGGTAAAGGCCCATCCCCGGGGcctcagggctgctgctgggccaCATCCCTGAGGTAAAGGCCCATCCCCGGGGCCTCAGGGCAGCCCTTGGGGCCCATCCCAGAGGTAAAGGCCCATCCCCGGGGcctcagggctgctgctggggccagccctgaagtAAAGGCCCATACCCGGGGcctcagggctgctgctgggccCCATCCCTGAGGTAAAGGCCCATCCCCGGGGcctcagggctgctgctgggccaCATCCCTGAGGTAAAGGCCCCTCCCCGGGGCCTCAGGGCAGCCCTTGGGGCCCATCCCCGGGGcctcagggctgctcctgggccCATCCCTGAGGTAAAGGCCCATCCCCAGGGcctcagggctgctgctggggccagCCCCGAAGGACAGGCCCATCCCCGGGGCCTCAGGGCGGCAGCTGGGGCCTTCGCCGTGGTAAcgtcccgccgcccccgggcccACTTGGCCGGGCAGGCCGCGGCGTGAGCTCACCTCATCAGCGGCAGCTGCGGCCGGGCGCTCGTCCTCCcgggggaagagcagcagcgcGGCGGTGAGGACGGCGGCTCCCAGCGTCACCAGCACCACGGCGAACCTACGGGGAGAGGCGGGCGGAGCGGCCTCAGGACAGGGCCCGGCCTGGTCCCActctcccagccctcccccTTCCCGCTGCTCACCGGGCCCGGCCGGCCGCCCGGGAGAGCGCCAAGCAGAGCAGCAACGCCAGgccccacagcagctgcagcaccagcacgcccggccccgctcccagCGCCGCGCCCGCCATGCCGCTCCGCCGCTACCGCTTCCCCCCTTAGCAACCGCGCCGCGCCGCAGcggccgagccaatcagcgccGGCCGCTACCTCGACCGACGCTTCCCATTGGCTGGAGGGGGGGCGGGacgcgggggcggggccggggacGCGGCTTTTCCCGCGCCGCCAGAGGCGGGGGCGCGCCACTGAGCTCCCGGCAACgtggtcccggtcccggtcccggtcccggtcccggtcccggtcccggtcccggtcccagCTTTCCCGGCGTCAGTGCCAGCTCTCCCGGCAGCAGGGAGCTCACAGAaccctcctccagctgctgcctctcccgCGGTGGGGGACCCCGTACCGGTCCTGGGAGGTGCTCCCGGTGGAACGGGaattccacccccccccacccgctcCCGTTGCAGGCGGATCGGTGGTTAATTAACGCAGCGTCGCTCGTTGCATAGGCTGTGCCACCGGCCCTGGTcagccagccagctcctgcccaccctgccGCAGGGAGCATCTCTCTTTGAGCAAGGTCTCAAGGCCCAAACCCTGAAATCTAACTGCCCACACCCTCAAAATATTTAGGGCCCAAATCGGGCAGATTTGGTTCATACAGGTGCGGCTGGGTATGGCAGGGTTTTGCACTGCTGTGGGATGGCCACACCAGGGGTCGAGGGCCTCCAAGCCAAGCCAAGGAGGTTTGTCAATGCACCGAGCACCTTTTAATACCAAGAGAAAAGGGATTTCCAATTTAGACccatttttctgcctgtttttaaATCCTGTCTCCTCCCATCGCATCTCGCCCATAGGACTCTGGCCAGTGTGGTTTGATGGGTGGCTTTATGCTGGTACTCGCAGCTCGTCTACCAGTTAACCCaagaaaagtaaatacattgatatattcagtttttcctctCAACTGCTTGAAGTCTGGTGATACTTTGACTGCATAAAATGTCACGtaactgctgttttccttctgtcatttctttgaATGGGAGGAATAAACAAGCGATTAATTATGCTGCGTGACATCAACCTGCCTTTTCCTGCGATGAAATCAAAGTCGCCAGCGTGACATCAACCAGTTCGGCAAGCAGAGCGCAAACTGTCTCCGACACCTGCCTTTACTTGGCATCGAGTAGGAACCGGCTGCCAACATATTAAAAGCGTATGTTTGATAGCAAACTCCTTCCCACACCGTCTTGTGCCGTTAATCCCAccagagagggttttttttctctgcaagccCCACGTTGGCCATGTCCGTCTTCACCGTCGTTTTTCCAACCCTTCTTTTCCGTTATTCCCTGTGCTTCCTGCTCCTGTTGGCAATCAGAAACTACAAGTTTGCTCCTGTTGTTTGAGaatctgcctttgcttttctctatttttccatttatttgcatttttggagCCCGGTAGTTTGTAAACCCCCAAATTTCTTCATAGCCCTCTTTTCGTAGAGACCCTTCTCTTTCTGCCATTCCTCTTCCATCCCTTGGCTTTCCATCTAAAAGTGATCATTTTTGTCCATCAGCCAACAAGGCTTTTCCTTCACTGAATTTTCCCATTTACCTTTTATCCACAGCTTTAACAACAGCATCTTTAACCCGTTCCCACATGGACAGGGTATTTTCACTACTTATTATCTCTTTCATCTCCTCTTGGTGCTGCCTGGGAGTTTCTTGATGCCGGCAATGACAACGTTAAGCAAGTTCAAGAGGTTGCAGCAGAGACCTTGAATCATCCAGCTACTGAACCTACTGCTGAACCACGCCACGTGCCAGATATTTGGCCAGACGTCAAAGAATAAATCTGATATATGCCCCAGCAACCACAACCAGCAGCCAGGTTTTAGCCATGTAGCTTGTTGGTTTTAATCCCAACTGTTGTATCCAGCATAGTTGGGCTGATGGTAACTCAAGCACTAAGATTTGGAGTTGAAATGATGCCCAGCAGCCCAACACACTCCAAAATATCcctattatatatatttaaatggtACATATGGTATTGCAGCAGGGCTATGTGTTTCTTTGAGCACGATGGAGGCAAACTGTAAATCCACAGCTAAGAATTGGGAGAAGGTACCTGGGAAAACCAACCTCATCGGTGTGGTATTTCCAAGCACAACCTTCCTTAGAAATTTCTTTAACCCATCTGCAATGAAACACATCATCTGAAACACCCTCTTTATCTTAGCCTCCCCCCGGCATCAGAAATACCTTGGTGGGGATTTGCCTTATGGGACTGCTCTGGCAGCTGGTCAGTTGAATGCAAAGATTAGATTTTATGGCCAAAGAACAATTTACTGCTGTCCTaaaattagcttttttcctagcttttaCCCACTAGGATTTGATATCATTTACTGCTTGTGTCAGAGTT from Buteo buteo chromosome 9, bButBut1.hap1.1, whole genome shotgun sequence encodes the following:
- the TMEM218 gene encoding transmembrane protein 218 isoform X1; amino-acid sequence: MAGAALGAGPGVLVLQLLWGLALLLCLALSRAAGRARFAVVLVTLGAAVLTAALLLFPREDERPAAAAADEIVDTFFIGRFILLAMMSLVLLGCLFLLLIYHLMEPVYAKPLHSS
- the TMEM218 gene encoding transmembrane protein 218 isoform X2, with the translated sequence MAGAALGAGPGVLVLQLLWGLALLLCLALSRAAGRARFAVVLVTLGAAVLTAALLLFPREDERPAAAAADELGPRLSVLPPASIFQHTPEHADSHVAGSFDNFPL